The following are encoded in a window of Vigna unguiculata cultivar IT97K-499-35 chromosome 8, ASM411807v1, whole genome shotgun sequence genomic DNA:
- the LOC114195220 gene encoding calcium-dependent protein kinase 34 isoform X2, giving the protein MGNCCSGGTNESDNKGETNQQNDNEGGTANAPPQSKPNHPPTKPSKPAPIGPVLGRPMEDVRSTYSMGKELGRGQFGVTHLCTHKSTGKQYACKTIAKRKLVNKEDIEDVKREVQIMHHLSGQPNVVELVSVFEDKQSVHLVMELCAGGELFDRIIAKGHYTERAAASLLRTIVQIVHTCHSMGVIHRDLKPENFLLSSKDENAPLKATDFGLSVFYKQGEVFKDIVGSAYYIAPEVLKRKYGPEVDIWSIGVMLYILLSGVPPFWAGYIRSLRKHYNSCHIDFTSDPWPSISPAAKDLVRKMLNSDPRQRLTAYEVLNHPWIKEDGEAPDKPLDNAVLNRLKQFRAMNEFKKVALRVIAGCLSEEEIMGLKQMFRGMDTDNSGTITIEELKQGLAKQGTKLTEQEVKQLMEAADADGNGTIDYDEFITATMHMNRMNKEDHLYTAFQYFDKDNSGYITIEELEQALIEFNMHDGRDIKDIISEVDADNDGRINYDEFAAMMNKGNLEVNTKKRRDSSLF; this is encoded by the exons ATGGGCAACTGTTGCTCAGGTGGCACCAATGAATCTGATAACAAGGGAGAAACCAACCAACAAAACGACAACGAAGGGGGAACTGCAAATGCCCCACCACAATCTAAGCCTAACCATCCTCCAACAAAGCCTTCCAAGCCGGCCCCTATCGGACCTGTGCTTGGAAGGCCGATGGAGGATGTTAGAAGTACATACAGCATGGGGAAAGAGCTAGGGAGAGGCCAGTTTGGTGTGACACATTTGTGCACACACAAGAGCACAGGGAAGCAATATGCCTGCAAAACCATTGCCAAGAGAAAGCTGGTTAACAAGGAGGACATTGAGGATGTCAAGAGGGAGGTCCAGATCATGCACCATCTCTCAGGGCAACCCAACGTTGTGGAGCTTGTCAGTGTTTTTGAGGACAAGCAATCCGTTCATTTGGTTATGGAGTTGTGTGCTGGGGGTGAGCTCTTTGATCGCATCATTGCCAAGGGACATTACACTGAACGTGCTGCAGCTTCCCTCTTGAGAACCATAGTGCAGATTGTCCACACCTGTCATTCCATGGGAGTCATTCACAGAGATCTTAAGCCTGAAAATTTCCTCCTCTCCAGCAAGGATGAAAATGCACCTCTCAAGGCCACCGATTTCGGTCTCTCAGTTTTCTACAAACAAG GAGAGGTGTTTAAGGACATTGTTGGAAGCGCATATTACATTGCACCTGAGGTCTTGAAGAGGAAATATGGTCCAGAAGTTGACATTTGGAGTATTGGTGTCATGCTATACATTCTTCTATCTGGTGTTCCACCATTTTGGGCAGGTTATATTCGTTCACTCAGAAAACACTACAATTCCT GTCATATTGACTTTACAAGCGACCCATGGCCATCCATTTCGCCTGCAGCAAAAGATCTCGTAAGGAAAATGTTGAATTCGGACCCCAGACAGAGGCTGACAGCATACGAAGTTCTGA ATCACCCATGGATCAAGGAGGATGGAGAAGCACCAGATAAACCTCTTGACAACGCAGTACTGAATAGGCTCAAGCAGTTCAGAGCAATGAACGAATTCAAGAAAGTTGCTCTAAGG GTCATCGCGGGCTGCTTATCAGAGGAAGAAATCATGGGATTGAAGCAGATGTTCAGGGGAATGGACACTGACAACAGCGGCACCATTACAATTGAAGAGCTCAAACAAGGGCTTGCAAAACAAGGGACCAAGCTAACAGAACAAGAAGTCAAGCAATTAATGGAAGCT GCAGATGCTGATGGCAATGGAACCATTGATTACGATGAATTCATCACAGCAACAATGCACATGAACCGCATGAACAAAGAAGATCACCTTTATACTGCCTTCCAATACTTTGACAAAGATAACAGCGG GTACATTACCATTGAAGAACTAGAACAGGCTCTCATCGAGTTTAACATGCACGATGGTAGGGACATCAAGGATATCATTTCAGAAGTTGATGCAGATAAT GATGGCCGGATTAACTACGATGAATTTGCTGCAATGATGAACAAAGGAAACCTAGAAGTTAATACCAAGAAGAGGCGTGATTCAAGCTTATTTTAG
- the LOC114195220 gene encoding calcium-dependent protein kinase 34 isoform X1 has protein sequence MGNCCSGGTNESDNKGETNQQNDNEGGTANAPPQSKPNHPPTKPSKPAPIGPVLGRPMEDVRSTYSMGKELGRGQFGVTHLCTHKSTGKQYACKTIAKRKLVNKEDIEDVKREVQIMHHLSGQPNVVELVSVFEDKQSVHLVMELCAGGELFDRIIAKGHYTERAAASLLRTIVQIVHTCHSMGVIHRDLKPENFLLSSKDENAPLKATDFGLSVFYKQGEVFKDIVGSAYYIAPEVLKRKYGPEVDIWSIGVMLYILLSGVPPFWAESENGIFKAILRGHIDFTSDPWPSISPAAKDLVRKMLNSDPRQRLTAYEVLNHPWIKEDGEAPDKPLDNAVLNRLKQFRAMNEFKKVALRVIAGCLSEEEIMGLKQMFRGMDTDNSGTITIEELKQGLAKQGTKLTEQEVKQLMEAADADGNGTIDYDEFITATMHMNRMNKEDHLYTAFQYFDKDNSGYITIEELEQALIEFNMHDGRDIKDIISEVDADNDGRINYDEFAAMMNKGNLEVNTKKRRDSSLF, from the exons ATGGGCAACTGTTGCTCAGGTGGCACCAATGAATCTGATAACAAGGGAGAAACCAACCAACAAAACGACAACGAAGGGGGAACTGCAAATGCCCCACCACAATCTAAGCCTAACCATCCTCCAACAAAGCCTTCCAAGCCGGCCCCTATCGGACCTGTGCTTGGAAGGCCGATGGAGGATGTTAGAAGTACATACAGCATGGGGAAAGAGCTAGGGAGAGGCCAGTTTGGTGTGACACATTTGTGCACACACAAGAGCACAGGGAAGCAATATGCCTGCAAAACCATTGCCAAGAGAAAGCTGGTTAACAAGGAGGACATTGAGGATGTCAAGAGGGAGGTCCAGATCATGCACCATCTCTCAGGGCAACCCAACGTTGTGGAGCTTGTCAGTGTTTTTGAGGACAAGCAATCCGTTCATTTGGTTATGGAGTTGTGTGCTGGGGGTGAGCTCTTTGATCGCATCATTGCCAAGGGACATTACACTGAACGTGCTGCAGCTTCCCTCTTGAGAACCATAGTGCAGATTGTCCACACCTGTCATTCCATGGGAGTCATTCACAGAGATCTTAAGCCTGAAAATTTCCTCCTCTCCAGCAAGGATGAAAATGCACCTCTCAAGGCCACCGATTTCGGTCTCTCAGTTTTCTACAAACAAG GAGAGGTGTTTAAGGACATTGTTGGAAGCGCATATTACATTGCACCTGAGGTCTTGAAGAGGAAATATGGTCCAGAAGTTGACATTTGGAGTATTGGTGTCATGCTATACATTCTTCTATCTGGTGTTCCACCATTTTGGGCAG AATCCGAAAATGGAATATTCAAGGCAATTCTACGAGGTCATATTGACTTTACAAGCGACCCATGGCCATCCATTTCGCCTGCAGCAAAAGATCTCGTAAGGAAAATGTTGAATTCGGACCCCAGACAGAGGCTGACAGCATACGAAGTTCTGA ATCACCCATGGATCAAGGAGGATGGAGAAGCACCAGATAAACCTCTTGACAACGCAGTACTGAATAGGCTCAAGCAGTTCAGAGCAATGAACGAATTCAAGAAAGTTGCTCTAAGG GTCATCGCGGGCTGCTTATCAGAGGAAGAAATCATGGGATTGAAGCAGATGTTCAGGGGAATGGACACTGACAACAGCGGCACCATTACAATTGAAGAGCTCAAACAAGGGCTTGCAAAACAAGGGACCAAGCTAACAGAACAAGAAGTCAAGCAATTAATGGAAGCT GCAGATGCTGATGGCAATGGAACCATTGATTACGATGAATTCATCACAGCAACAATGCACATGAACCGCATGAACAAAGAAGATCACCTTTATACTGCCTTCCAATACTTTGACAAAGATAACAGCGG GTACATTACCATTGAAGAACTAGAACAGGCTCTCATCGAGTTTAACATGCACGATGGTAGGGACATCAAGGATATCATTTCAGAAGTTGATGCAGATAAT GATGGCCGGATTAACTACGATGAATTTGCTGCAATGATGAACAAAGGAAACCTAGAAGTTAATACCAAGAAGAGGCGTGATTCAAGCTTATTTTAG